One segment of Chlorocebus sabaeus isolate Y175 chromosome 26, mChlSab1.0.hap1, whole genome shotgun sequence DNA contains the following:
- the LOC103246115 gene encoding LOW QUALITY PROTEIN: putative golgin subfamily A member 8F (The sequence of the model RefSeq protein was modified relative to this genomic sequence to represent the inferred CDS: deleted 2 bases in 1 codon; substituted 1 base at 1 genomic stop codon), with translation MNASSHQKLGKSKDAFCLKRLRALALPIPRFQPSARTSEDEKGKPLKGYWQRNSPGGPTGAKKNGKTNGSVPETATSGGCHSPGDSATGILGDSPTSFAPLKELESLCQELPAALDSRSVKISQLKNTIKSLKQQKKQVEHQLEEEKKANNEKQKTERELEVQIQRLNMQKGKLSMDLYHTKRSLRYFEEESKDLADRLQCSLQRTGELEQVLCAVTATQKAAANWFSSRSQALIEWQLERSIQEKARLKARLTRLKESLKQAHLERDEYAQHTKKRVRWQQRMRKMSQEVCTLKKEKKHDTHQVENLERSLSKLKNQMAEPLSPEPPAVPPEVELQHLRKELERAAGELQVQVENNQHVSLLNRRQKERLREQEKKLREQEEKLQQLAEPQSGFEELNNENKGALQLEQQVEELQEKLEEERLEAARQQKQQLQDQLSLMALPGEGDGGGHLDSEEEEGPRPMPSVPEDLESWEAMSGRMDHLEEKADLREQVEKQELXFIQYWRERCRQKVHHLVTEAGASAKDAAMGGGHHQAGPGQGGDEGEAAGTAGDAVAACGDYNKGHHKFLATAQNPADEPGPGTPAPQELGAADKHGDLCEMSLTDSVEPAQGEAKEGSPHDNHSAQPIVQEHQEHPGLGSNRSVPFFCWAWLQRRRR, from the exons ATgaatgccagcagccaccagaagctgggaaagtCAAAGGATGCATTTTGCCTTAAGCGCCTGAGAGCACTGGCTCTGCCAATACCTAGATTTCAGCCCAGTG cccgTACTTCTGAGGATGAAAAAGGTAAACCA TTAAAAGGATATTGGCAGAGAAACAGCCCTGGTGGTCCAACAGGAGCGAAGAAGAACGGGAAAACAAATGGCAGTGTCCCTGAGACAGCCACTTCTGGTGGTTGCCACTCACCTGGGGAT TCAGCAACGGGTATCCTCGGGGACAGCCCTACATCATTTGCTCCCCTGAAGGAACTGGAG AGCCTGTGCCAGGAACTACCAGCAGCCCTGGACTCGAGGTCCGTCAAAATCAGTCAACTGAAGAACACCATCAAATCCTTG aaacaacagaagaaacaAGTGGAACATCAGCTGGAAGAA gaaaagaaggcaaacaatgagaaacagaaaactgaaagGGAGCTAGAG GTTCAAATCCAGAGACTGAACATGCAGAAAGGGAAACTAAGTATGGACCTGTATCACACGAAACGTTCTCTCAGATACTTTGAAG AGGAGTCAAAGGATCTGGCCGACCGCCTGCAATGTTCATTGCAGCGTACAGGAGAGTTAGAGCAGGTGCTCTGTGCTGTCACCGCCACACAGAAGGCGGCGGCGAACTGG TTCTCAAGCCGCAGTCAAGCACTTATTGAGTGGCAGTTAGAGCGGTCCATACAGGAGAAGGCACGGCTGAAAGCACGCCTGACACGG TTGAAGGAGTCTCTAAAACAAGCCCATCTAGAGAGAGATGAATATGCTCAACATACAAAAAAGAGAGTCCGGTGGCAGCAGaggatgaggaaaatgtctcaGGAG GTTTGCACcttgaagaaggagaagaagcatGATACGCATCAGGTAGAGAACCTGGAGAGGAGCTTGTCCAAACTCAAAAACCAGATGG CTGAACCCCTATCCCCGGAGCCCCCAGCAGTGCCCCCTGAGGTGGAGCTGCAGCACCTGAGGAAGGAACTA GAGAGAGCAGCAGGAGAGCTCCAGGTCCAGGTAGAGAACAATCAGCACGTAAGTCTCCTGAACCGGAGGCAAAAGGAGAGGCTTCGGGAGCAGGAAAAGAA GCttcgggagcaggaggagaagcttcAGCAGCTGGCCGAGCCACAGAGCGGCTTTGAGGAGCTG AACAACGAGAACAAGGGCGCACTGCAGTTGGAGCAGCAAGTAGAGGAGCTACAGGAGAAGCTGGAGGAG GAGCGCCTGGAAGCTGCcaggcagcagaagcagcagctgcaGGACCAGTTGAGCCTCATGGCTCTCCCTGGGGAAG gagatggaggaggacatctggacagtgaggaggaggagggtcctCGGCCCATGCCGAGCGTCCCAGAGGACCTGGAGAGCTGGGAGGCCATG AGTGGCCGTATGGACCACCTGGAGGAGAAGGCGGACCTGAGGGAGCAGGTGGAGAAACAAGAACTTTGATTCATCCAGTACTGGAGGGAGAGATGCCGTCA GAAAGTTCATCACCTTGTAACAGAGGCAGGGGCCAGTGCCAAAGATGCGGCAATGGGAGGAGGACATCATCAGGCTGGCCCAGGACAGGGAGGAGATGAAG GTGAAGCTGCTGGCACTGCAGGAGATGCTGTTGCAGCTTGTGGCGACTATAACAAGGGGCACCACAAATTCCTGGCCACTGCCCAGAACCCTGCTGATGAGCCCGGTCCAGGAACCCCAGCCCCCCAGGAGCTTGGGGCTGCCGACAAGCATGGTG ATCTTTGTGAGATGAGCCTCACCGACAGCGTGGAGCCTGCACAaggagaggccaaggagggttcTCCCCACGACAACCATTCTGCACAGCCCATCGTGCAGGAGCACCAGGAGCACCCAGGCTTGGGCAGCAACCGCTCTGTGCCATTCTTTTGCTGGGCTTGGCTGCAGAGAAGAAGGAGAtaa